In a single window of the Dreissena polymorpha isolate Duluth1 chromosome 3, UMN_Dpol_1.0, whole genome shotgun sequence genome:
- the LOC127872564 gene encoding ribosomal oxygenase 1-like — translation IGPPVLDVTLEAGDLLYFPRGIIHQANSLEDAHSLHITVSCYQRNTWGDLLHKLVPRALDIAIEEDVMFRQGLPVDYLNYMGLANSDVDSQQRTVFLGRTMALMRRLMEQYLPTDAACDQLGKQFMHDSLPPFLTEGEKSCSIHGHGERWDPAGNAVRDHTEMEPDTMVKLIRKGCLRLITEDDVVRVYHNIENARVYHGREPQYIEISAELAPAVELLLHSYPEYVAVDSLPAETVEERLEIATILYDKGLLVTGEPLQNVHVDDTSSDEGEEEGDS, via the exons attgGACCCCCAGTCTTGGATGTGACCCTTGAGGCCGGGGACCTTCTCTACTTCCCTCGTGGTATCATACACCAG GCTAACTCACTGGAGGATGCCCATTCACTTCACATCACTGTGTCCTGCTACCAGCGCAACACCTGGGGCGATCTCTTACACAAG CTGGTACCGAGAGCCCTGGACATAGCTATAGAGGAGGATGTGATGTTCCGCCAGGGGCTGCCTGTAGACTATCTCAACTATATGGGGTTGGCCAACTCTGACGTG GACAGCCAGCAGCGTACGGTGTTCCTGGGGAGGACCATGGCGCTGATGCGGCGCCTCATGGAGCAGTACCTGCCAACAGACGCTGCCTGTGACCAGCTGGGCAAGCAGTTCATGCATGACAGTCTGCCCCCCTTCCTGACTGAAG GTGAGAAGTCCTGTAGCATTCACGGTCACGGTGAGCGCTGGGACCCAGCCGGTAATGCGGTGCGGGATCACACAGAGATGGAACCAGACACAATGGTGAAGCTGATCAGAAAGGGGTGCCTGCGCCTGATCACTGAGGACGACGTAGTCCGGGTCTACCACAACATTGAGAATGCTCGCGTATACCATGGGAGAGAACCCCAATATATTGAGATATCAGCAGAG CTGGCCCCTGCAGTAGAGTTGTTGCTGCACAGCTACCCGGAGTATGTTGCTGTGGACTCGTTGCCAGCGGAGACCGTGGAAGAGAGGCTCGAGATAGCGACGATCCTGTATGATAAGGGCCTCCTTGTCACCGGGGAACCCCTACAAAACGTGCATGTGGACGATACATCGTCTGACGAGGGGGAAGAGGAGGGGGACTCTTGA
- the LOC127873651 gene encoding adhesion G protein-coupled receptor E1-like isoform X1 has product MIFRFTLVVVAILLANLTEWTNAVALDATCSATSDCTPTYSECTGATGAQTCKCATGYNKQGADCKADLGSTCTLTTDCDTTTHPNSECTGTSGSKTCTCKSGYTKQGTACKANLGTTCTLTTDCDTTTHPNSECTGTSGSKTCTCKSGYTKQGTACKANLGTTCTLTTDCDTTTHPNSECTGTSGSKTCTCKSGYTKQGTACKANLGSACTTTTDCDTVTTTDAVCDLNAASKICAVGFDGNCSGDKSTKCPTSATCVSNKCACSTGYIATTTKLCSKSGAEGLVKAMSMLIMVTILIAGKMF; this is encoded by the exons ATGATT TTTCGTTTCACGCTGGTTGTTGTCGCAATCCTCCTGGCGAATTTAACGGAGTGGACAAATGCAGTCG CTCTAGATGCAACATGCTCCGCGACGAGTGATTGTACCCCGACATATTCGGAATGCACCGGAGCAACTGGCGCCCAAACATGTAAATGCGCAACAGGCTACAACAAGCAAGGGGCGGATTGCAAAGCAG ACCTAGGATCAACCTGTACACTTACCACCGATTGTGACACGACAACACATCCTAACTCAGAATGTACCGGAACATCGGGATCCAAAACCTGTACATGTAAATCAGGCTACACCAAACAAGGAACCGCATGCAAAGCAA ACCTAGGTACAACCTGTACACTTACCACCGATTGCGACACGACAACACATCCTAACTCAGAATGTACCGGAACATCGGGATCCAAAACCTGTACATGTAAATCAGGCTACACCAAACAAGGAACCGCATGCAAAGCAA ACCTAGGTACAACCTGTACACTTACCACCGATTGCGACACGACAACACATCCTAACTCAGAATGTACCGGAACATCGGGATCCAAAACCTGTACATGTAAATCAGGCTACACCAAACAAGGAACCGCATGCAAAGCAA aCCTAGGCTCAGCCTGTACTACGACCACTGATTGCGACACGGTAACTACAACTGATGCTGTATGCGACCTGAATGCTGCATCCAAGATCTGCGCAGTGG GGTTTGACGGTAACTGTAGCGGCGATAAGAGTACAAAGTGTCCCACTTCTGCTACGTGTGTGAGCAACAAGTGCGCATGCAGCACGGGTTACATTGCCACCACCACCAAACTTTGCAGTAAATCAGGGG CTGAAGGGTTGGTGAAAGCGATGTCGATGCTCATTATGGTGACCATTCTCATCGCGGGGAAGATGTTTTAA
- the LOC127873651 gene encoding adhesion G protein-coupled receptor E2-like isoform X3, producing MIFRFTLVVVAILLANLTEWTNAVALDATCSATSDCTPTYSECTGATGAQTCKCATGYNKQGADCKADLGSTCTLTTDCDTTTHPNSECTGTSGSKTCTCKSGYTKQGTACKANLGTTCTLTTDCDTTTHPNSECTGTSGSKTCTCKSGYTKQGTACKANLGSACTTTTDCDTVTTTDAVCDLNAASKICAVGFDGNCSGDKSTKCPTSATCVSNKCACSTGYIATTTKLCSKSGAEGLVKAMSMLIMVTILIAGKMF from the exons ATGATT TTTCGTTTCACGCTGGTTGTTGTCGCAATCCTCCTGGCGAATTTAACGGAGTGGACAAATGCAGTCG CTCTAGATGCAACATGCTCCGCGACGAGTGATTGTACCCCGACATATTCGGAATGCACCGGAGCAACTGGCGCCCAAACATGTAAATGCGCAACAGGCTACAACAAGCAAGGGGCGGATTGCAAAGCAG ACCTAGGATCAACCTGTACACTTACCACCGATTGTGACACGACAACACATCCTAACTCAGAATGTACCGGAACATCGGGATCCAAAACCTGTACATGTAAATCAGGCTACACCAAACAAGGAACCGCATGCAAAGCAA ACCTAGGTACAACCTGTACACTTACCACCGATTGCGACACGACAACACATCCTAACTCAGAATGTACCGGAACATCGGGATCCAAAACCTGTACATGTAAATCAGGCTACACCAAACAAGGAACCGCATGCAAAGCAA aCCTAGGCTCAGCCTGTACTACGACCACTGATTGCGACACGGTAACTACAACTGATGCTGTATGCGACCTGAATGCTGCATCCAAGATCTGCGCAGTGG GGTTTGACGGTAACTGTAGCGGCGATAAGAGTACAAAGTGTCCCACTTCTGCTACGTGTGTGAGCAACAAGTGCGCATGCAGCACGGGTTACATTGCCACCACCACCAAACTTTGCAGTAAATCAGGGG CTGAAGGGTTGGTGAAAGCGATGTCGATGCTCATTATGGTGACCATTCTCATCGCGGGGAAGATGTTTTAA
- the LOC127873651 gene encoding protein kinase C-binding protein NELL2-like isoform X4: protein MIFRFTLVVVAILLANLTEWTNAVALDATCSATSDCTPTYSECTGATGAQTCKCATGYNKQGADCKADLGSTCTLTTDCDTTTHPNSECTGTSGSKTCTCKSGYTKQGTACKANLGSACTTTTDCDTVTTTDAVCDLNAASKICAVGFDGNCSGDKSTKCPTSATCVSNKCACSTGYIATTTKLCSKSGAEGLVKAMSMLIMVTILIAGKMF, encoded by the exons ATGATT TTTCGTTTCACGCTGGTTGTTGTCGCAATCCTCCTGGCGAATTTAACGGAGTGGACAAATGCAGTCG CTCTAGATGCAACATGCTCCGCGACGAGTGATTGTACCCCGACATATTCGGAATGCACCGGAGCAACTGGCGCCCAAACATGTAAATGCGCAACAGGCTACAACAAGCAAGGGGCGGATTGCAAAGCAG ACCTAGGATCAACCTGTACACTTACCACCGATTGTGACACGACAACACATCCTAACTCAGAATGTACCGGAACATCGGGATCCAAAACCTGTACATGTAAATCAGGCTACACCAAACAAGGAACCGCATGCAAAGCAA aCCTAGGCTCAGCCTGTACTACGACCACTGATTGCGACACGGTAACTACAACTGATGCTGTATGCGACCTGAATGCTGCATCCAAGATCTGCGCAGTGG GGTTTGACGGTAACTGTAGCGGCGATAAGAGTACAAAGTGTCCCACTTCTGCTACGTGTGTGAGCAACAAGTGCGCATGCAGCACGGGTTACATTGCCACCACCACCAAACTTTGCAGTAAATCAGGGG CTGAAGGGTTGGTGAAAGCGATGTCGATGCTCATTATGGTGACCATTCTCATCGCGGGGAAGATGTTTTAA